In one Amaranthus tricolor cultivar Red isolate AtriRed21 chromosome 8, ASM2621246v1, whole genome shotgun sequence genomic region, the following are encoded:
- the LOC130820349 gene encoding uncharacterized protein LOC130820349, translating to MERKLVVLGIPWDVDTNGLKEYMVKFGELEDCIVMKERSTGRSRGFGYVTFVSDDDAKKALSIEHQLGNRTLEVKVATPKEEMMRSSTKKITRIFVARIAPAVTESAFRSHFEKYGDITDLYMPKDPTTKGHRGIGFITFASADSVDNLMNDTHELGGSTVVVDRATPKEDDFRPFSRVPYGGRGGHGGRGGYGGRGGYGAYDAYISAATRYASIGAPTLYDHPGSLYGREPIRGVGRKIFVGRLPQEATVDDLRQYFGRFGRILDVYIPKDPKRSGHRGFGFVTYADDGVADRVARRPHEILGQPVAIDSATPVDEPGPSGGGLLMDNPEPFESYGPMRSSYGRMYSSLDFDDWSSSYSFSSSRPSRAADWRYRPY from the exons ATGGAAAGAAAACTTGTG GTTCTTGGTATCCCATGGGATGTCGATACAAATGGGTTGAAGGAGTACATGGTAAAGTTTGGTGAATTGGAGGATTGCATTGTCATGAAG GAACGTAGTACTGGAAGATCACGTGGTTTTGGCTATGTCACTTTTGTGTCTGATGACGATGCTAAG AAAGCTCTGTCAATTGAGCATCAGCTTGGCAACAGAACACTCGAAGTAAAAGTGGCAACACCAAAG GAAGAGATGATGAGATCATCCACAAAAAAGATAACCCGGATATTTGTTGCTAGAATAGCACCAGCTGTTACTGAATCTGCCTTCCGAAG CCATTTTGAGAAATATGGAGACATCACTGATCTTTACATGCCTAAA GATCCCACAACAAAAGGACATCGTGGAATTGGGTTTATTACTTTCGCCAGTGCAG ATTCTGTAGACAACTTGATGAATGATACACATGAGTTGGGTGGCTCCACTGTTGTAGTTGATCGAGCAACTCCTAAG GAAGATGATTTTCGGCCATTTAGCAGAGTTCCTTATGGTGGTCGTGGTGGCCATGGTGGCCGTGGTGGATATGGTGGTCGTGGTGGATATGGTGCATATGATGCCTATATAAGTGCTGCTACAAGATATGCGTCCATAGGTGCTCCTACCTTGTATGATCATCCAGGTTCTCTTTATGGAA GGGAGCCAATTAGAGGAGTTGGAAGAAAGATATTTGTTGGAAGGCTTCCTCAGGAAGCAACTGTGGATGATCTTCGTCAGTATTTCGGTAGATTTGGTCGCATCTTGGATGTTTATATTCCAAAG GATCCCAAGAGATCTGGGCATCGTGGATTTGGCTTTGTAACGTATGCTGACGATGGTGTTGCTGATCGTGTAGCAAGACGGCCTCATGAAATTTTAGGGCAGCCG GTTGCCATAGATTCAGCTACTCCAGTTGATGAACCTGGTCCGAGTGGAGGAGGTCTATTAATGGACAATCCTGAACCTTTCGAAAGTTACGGTCCCATGCGCAGTAGTTATGGAAGAATGTACTCGAGCCTGGATTTTGATGAT TGGAGTAGTAGTTACAGCTTCAGCAGCTCAAGACCTTCGAGAGCAGCTGATTGGAGGTACCGACCATATTAG